In Candidatus Cloacimonas sp., one DNA window encodes the following:
- a CDS encoding tRNA (cytidine(34)-2'-O)-methyltransferase, with translation MFHIVLFEPEIPQNTGNIGRLCVGTDATLHLIKPIRFLLNDKSLKRAGLDYWQDLKLEVHNSIEEIYAAFPAERIFLASTKVTTCYWNVNYEKDDVFVFGPESRGLPIELLNKFPEQGIRIPMSSKIRSINLANSVAIIIYEALRQIS, from the coding sequence TACAGGAAATATAGGCCGTCTTTGCGTTGGCACCGATGCCACTTTGCATTTAATAAAACCAATCCGTTTTCTGCTAAACGATAAATCTCTTAAACGCGCAGGATTGGATTACTGGCAAGACCTCAAACTGGAAGTGCATAACAGTATTGAGGAAATATATGCCGCGTTTCCTGCCGAAAGGATATTTCTGGCAAGCACAAAAGTAACTACCTGTTATTGGAATGTAAATTACGAAAAGGACGATGTTTTTGTTTTCGGTCCTGAATCCAGGGGCTTGCCGATAGAGCTGTTAAACAAATTTCCCGAACAGGGAATTCGCATTCCTATGAGCAGCAAAATTCGCAGTATCAATTTGGCTAATTCTGTTGCTATTATTATTTATGAAGCACTCAGGCAAATCAGCTAA
- a CDS encoding aminopeptidase, whose protein sequence is MKATFNDVKVRILACKEPYQELIQRLEIMEIKQDMPDAAFFQELQKICLQSEEFATFLEDDPQLKTIPLEHLSSWHNEYYAALANYDNCLGNPDYAVKQYGEEKGRFIASVYYQFMNMFALQANRNYLQLEENLRLFYALYNKAVNGIIEVKDWIQDYRKLFLENYKTKLYYKFYQNFYPEANINYDLILNSNLKDLRYLYRYGMFISDASIKMAQFLNSYPEQELMDIARYIVQCWIDGFTRGQKDYRQKKTAAIIVPCGMELLGRLVYNELEKIGIKGQFNVPYKIYQNKQFSYDHRFDNALILDTDFADMAIEVYAEVVMELQEELKNDAGPVYIELFGETPFSPIVKNSVLTLSKEQQDLSRKMISRNTRTYYQYYKRDQASFCIIAFPSPEIGEQFPEIFAATLKINLLDSMHYAEIQQKIIDVLDKADYVNVKGKPGNDTDINVQLHTLQNPDKETNFENCVADVNIPVGEVFTSPVLKGTNGTLHVADIYLNSLRYFNLKIHFADGWVKDYSCTNFADPEEGEKYIYENLLLPHKSLPIGEFAIGTNTLAYQMAKKYDILALLPILIIEKMGPHFAIGDTCYSNEEDSPHPSFVNGKEMIAVDNEKSITRKEDPVNAYLQKHIDITLPYEMLASITAVTKEGEKFDIIRDGRFVVPGTEELNIYLDEGV, encoded by the coding sequence ATGAAAGCAACTTTCAACGATGTTAAAGTGCGCATCCTTGCTTGTAAAGAGCCATATCAAGAACTCATTCAACGCCTTGAAATAATGGAAATTAAGCAGGATATGCCGGATGCTGCTTTTTTTCAGGAATTGCAAAAAATATGTTTGCAAAGCGAGGAATTCGCTACATTTCTGGAAGATGACCCTCAATTGAAAACAATCCCCTTAGAGCATCTTTCTTCCTGGCACAATGAATACTATGCCGCTTTGGCAAATTATGATAACTGCCTGGGAAATCCTGATTACGCAGTTAAACAATACGGTGAAGAAAAGGGTAGATTTATTGCCTCCGTCTATTACCAGTTTATGAATATGTTTGCATTGCAGGCAAACAGAAACTACCTGCAGCTGGAAGAAAATTTGCGCCTCTTTTATGCGTTATATAACAAGGCAGTTAACGGAATTATTGAGGTTAAGGATTGGATTCAGGACTACCGAAAATTGTTTCTGGAGAATTATAAAACAAAGCTCTATTACAAATTTTATCAAAATTTCTATCCCGAGGCAAACATCAATTATGATCTTATTCTGAATTCCAACCTGAAGGACTTGCGTTATCTATACCGCTATGGAATGTTTATTTCCGATGCCAGCATAAAAATGGCTCAATTTCTAAATTCCTATCCGGAACAAGAACTGATGGATATTGCCCGCTATATTGTTCAATGCTGGATTGATGGTTTCACTCGGGGACAAAAAGATTACCGGCAAAAAAAGACAGCTGCTATAATTGTTCCTTGCGGAATGGAACTTTTGGGTCGCCTTGTTTATAATGAACTGGAAAAAATAGGTATCAAAGGTCAATTCAATGTTCCCTACAAAATATATCAGAACAAGCAGTTTAGCTATGATCACCGTTTTGATAATGCCCTTATTTTAGATACAGATTTTGCCGATATGGCTATAGAGGTATATGCTGAAGTAGTTATGGAACTGCAGGAAGAGCTGAAAAATGATGCGGGACCCGTTTATATAGAACTTTTTGGCGAAACACCTTTCTCTCCGATTGTTAAAAACAGTGTTTTAACTCTTAGTAAAGAACAGCAGGATCTTTCCCGGAAAATGATATCCAGAAATACGCGAACCTATTATCAATACTATAAACGCGATCAAGCCAGCTTTTGCATTATTGCCTTCCCGTCACCGGAAATTGGAGAACAATTCCCGGAAATTTTTGCCGCTACCTTAAAAATTAACCTTTTAGATAGTATGCATTATGCCGAAATTCAACAGAAGATAATTGATGTGCTGGATAAAGCTGATTATGTAAATGTGAAAGGCAAACCGGGAAACGATACTGATATTAATGTGCAACTGCATACTTTGCAAAATCCGGATAAGGAAACCAACTTTGAGAATTGTGTGGCGGATGTTAATATCCCGGTTGGCGAGGTCTTCACTTCCCCCGTGTTGAAAGGCACAAACGGAACATTGCATGTGGCTGATATATATCTTAATTCTTTACGCTATTTTAATTTGAAGATTCACTTTGCCGATGGATGGGTGAAGGATTATTCCTGCACCAATTTTGCAGACCCGGAAGAGGGGGAAAAATATATTTATGAAAACCTGTTATTGCCTCATAAGTCCTTGCCCATTGGTGAATTTGCAATAGGAACAAACACTTTGGCATATCAGATGGCAAAAAAATATGATATTCTGGCTTTACTGCCAATTTTGATTATTGAAAAAATGGGACCTCATTTTGCCATTGGCGATACCTGTTACAGCAATGAGGAAGATAGCCCCCATCCCAGTTTTGTAAATGGGAAAGAGATGATTGCAGTGGATAACGAAAAATCCATTACCCGTAAGGAAGACCCCGTTAATGCCTATCTGCAAAAACATATAGATATCACTTTACCCTACGAAATGCTGGCTTCCATAACTGCGGTTACTAAAGAAGGCGAAAAATTTGATATTATTAGAGATGGCAGATTTGTTGTCCCGGGAACAGAAGAATTAAATATTTACCTGGATGAAGGTGTTTAA
- a CDS encoding dihydrofolate reductase — MAAYDLNRLIGKNGKMPWKIPEDLIRFKTLTMGHPILMGKKTWFSLRKPLPGRENIVLTSDVSFQPQGATAVHSLEEALTIIGSRETYIIGGASVFKQFLPLADKMLITLIHSEFEGDTYFPVFSEEEWLLQESSSLLSVTGYQLSFQTYIRKIL; from the coding sequence ATTGCCGCTTACGACTTGAATCGGCTGATTGGCAAGAACGGAAAAATGCCCTGGAAAATTCCTGAAGACCTTATCAGATTTAAAACTTTAACGATGGGTCATCCTATTCTGATGGGGAAAAAAACCTGGTTTTCGCTAAGAAAACCTTTACCTGGAAGAGAGAATATTGTTTTAACCAGTGATGTTTCTTTTCAACCTCAAGGTGCAACGGCAGTTCATAGTTTGGAGGAGGCATTAACAATCATCGGGAGCCGAGAAACCTATATTATTGGCGGTGCCAGTGTATTCAAACAATTTCTGCCTCTGGCGGATAAAATGCTGATAACCCTTATTCATTCCGAATTTGAAGGTGATACCTATTTTCCCGTTTTTTCGGAAGAAGAGTGGCTTTTGCAGGAAAGTTCTTCTCTGCTTTCTGTTACCGGCTATCAATTAAGCTTTCAAACCTATATCAGAAAAATCCTGTAA